The following coding sequences are from one Cercospora beticola chromosome 4, complete sequence window:
- a CDS encoding uncharacterized protein (antiSMASH:Cluster_1), whose translation MEPQLFPRERGDAGGGIYNSRSPAAPQTKDCLPFTHLCDLFKTLVPPDSVFASLQSIDGSCQAEMSRLRAVLPSAEVPATTGPMVTAQCSTTRLKLLTYAASNNLAGMDDQQGRASANVSILQYFESLSANLFRAYENTYLGPTLFSNDISMRPIAETLFKAAVGTGDVGVVRQILSSPECSLKINDVVVIEESSGVPFTALEFAAHCQNLALVELLVDNGADLDGYRTRLCSNKVRVIGENASMKGRSIAAEARVRGSLECALCPRLLNDEGWSPPGYNPDLISHLIECGARIQPVKDGWPCEYLLHQMALPDHDSTVDLLVSRLINSANQRSWMDSGFFHVAFDNLEQAVLHRLIDYMCSWACNFGHCDQPPGGMPPRFQFCPPKLAWRSPLQFPLGSQRPLTTRTRPQFILDICAARGHLELVCRLLDLGAVCSSETLSVAIAANQVEVAQYLMRPSCAKSYGYSSLLSSTPLAEAIYLQNTTLLMSFPSLAVGDLDFESYRAMVRAAAAIGDLERVRILLDSEKPVHINAAQRQQITNIALLEACHQKRTRVVRHLLEANACASNTRVTFDDSTFFTRSALGMAIQSEDLASIGALIDHGASDGLDFYQMTAVQYAIQAGNSSLTKMLVAAGYSSSGAFDVAVEEGHMQLARELLGMGALIGSHALRGAVMAQDVDLVELILAHNTFPIDVKALEDAVTLGNERVISVLYSRAVKDDLHYDQGQRVEILESLVRYGKSDLLRPFLQRDNARMSPSGIQLDWLIRPLLAAIEFNGSAAFELSQAVLGAGANPNTLCSQHELEASTRSQRDRHGPSKDTGERIVTSALLEAIRIGKEDIVQLLIDFGADANMSASRGCRKTPLQQAAESGSLTLVEMLLLHGADVNAAAAVRHGTTALQLAAKLGYIGLAELLIERGADICAPGAVIGGQTAFASAADWGRFDMIKYLASRAEIPDDELRNAQRLAQANGHGAVVEGIECMMLQRHNRPLDIGYRSTVPSIHKATVQNASHFGMPEDITMSSGKQSEALRFLCAIFRRVQQEKTTQLNQKTPTEIPGGPAVRLWEAGSSDVHPGFESPNVCYASSDSRQDPSTSWTSNISPQPRAMPSHKNIIELVGLSSQYTYEAHGSYIQAGILLHTV comes from the exons ATGGAGCCGCAACTCTTTCCGCGAGAGCGTGGCGATGCAGGAGGCGGTATCTACAACTCTCGGTCTCCAGCAGCGCCGCAGACGAAAGACTGCTTGCCATTCACGCATTTATGCGACTTGTTCAAGACTCTGGTACCACCCGACAGTGTGTTCGCCAGCTTACAGTCGATCGACGGCTCGTGTCAAGCAGAAATGTCGCGACTACGGGCAGTGCTGCCTAGCGCAGAAGTCCCTGCTACAACCGGTCCTATGGTGACGGCACAATGCAGTACGACCCGCCTTAAGCTACTCACCTATGCGGCTTCCAACAACCTAGCGGGCATGGATGACCAACAAGGGCGAGCGTCGGCGAATGTATCAATCTTGCAGTATTTTGAAAGCTTATCAGCGAACCTCTTTCGAGCCTACGAAAACACATACCTTGGTCCGACGCTGTTCAGCAATGATATTTCGATGCGGCCAATAGCGGAGACCCTCTTCAAAGCGGCGGTAGGGACTGGCGACGTCGGAGTCGTCAGGCAGATTCTCTCGTCGCCGGAGTGCAGTCTCAAAATCAACGACGTGGTGGTTATCGAGGAAAGCAGTGGTGTTCCTTTTACGGCGTTGGAGTTCGCGGCCCATTGTCAGAACCTTGCACTCGTGGAACTACTTGTCGACAACGGAGCTGATCTGGATGGTTATCGCACACGCTTGTGCAGCAATAAAGTGCGCGTCATTGGGGAGAATGCATCGATGAAAGGACGCTCGATCGCGGCTGAAGCACGGGTTCGCGGCAGTCTGGAATGCGCACTATGTCCAAGACTTCTCAATGACGAAGGGTGGAGCCCCCCTGGTTACAACCCTGATTTGATCAGTCACCTCATTGAATGTGGTGCCCGGATTCAACCTGTGAAGGATGGCTGGCCGTGCGAATATCTGTTGCACCAGATGGCTTTACCCGACCATGACAGCACTGTGGATCTTCTGGTCAGCCGGCTCATCAACTCGGCCAACCAGCGCAGCTGGATGGACAGCGGATTCTTTCATGTTGCTTTCGATAATCTGGAGCAGGCTGTACTGCACCGTCTCATCGATTACATGTGTAGTTGGGCATGCAATTTTGGTCACTGCGATCAGCCTCCAGGTGGTATGCCACCTCGGTTCCAATTCTGTCCGCCAAAGCTTGCCTGGAGATCTCCGCTCCAGTTTCCTCTTGGATCACAACGGCCTCTCACCACCCGCACTAGGCCTCAATTCATTCTGGATATCTGCGCTGCTCGTGGACACCTGGAACTTGTCTGCCGGCTTCTTGACCTTGGTGCAGTCTGCAGCTCAGAGACACTCAGCGTAGCAATAGCTGCCAACCAAGTCGAGGTAGCACAATACTTGATGCGCCCCTCATGCGCCAAGTCGTATGGATACTCATCGCTACTGAGTTCGACTCCTCTTGCAGAAGCTATCTACCTCCAGAACACGACTCTACTCATGTCCTTTCCATCCCTCGCAGTTGGCGATCTCGATTTCGAGAGCTACCGAGCCATGGtgagagctgcagctgcgataGGGGATCTCGAAAGAGTGCGCATTCTTCTCGATTCGGAAAAGCCTGTGCACATCAACGCCGCCCAGCGCCAGCAAATTACCAATATCGCCTTACTGGAGGCGTGTCACCAGAAACGAACGAGAGTGGTAAGACACCTTCTCGAAGCAAATGCCTGTGCCAGCAACACCCGTGTAACATTCGACGACAGCACATTCTTCACTCGGAGCGCACTGGGAATGGCGATCCAATCAGAGGATCTTGCATCGATCGGGGCCTTGATCGATCACGGCGCTTCAGATGGGTTGGACTTCTACCAGATGACTGCTGTACAATATGCAATTCAAGCTGGGAATTCTtctttgacgaagatgttggTTGCAGCTGGCTACAGTTCCAGCGGAGCTTTTGATGTTGCAGTAGAGGAGGGACATATGCAACTCGCAAGAGAGTTGCTTGGCATGGGTGCTTTGATTGGCTCGCATGCCCTGCGCGGCGCCGTGATGGCCCAAGATGTGGACTTGGTCGAGCTGATACTCGCGCATAACACGTTTCCTATAGATGTGAAAGCACTCGAGGATGCCGTAACTTTAGGCAACGAACGTGTGATCAGTGTCTTGTACAGTCGCGCCGTGAAAGATGACCTACATTACGACCAAGGCCAACGAGTTGAAATACTGGAATCTCTGGTACGGTATGGAAAATCTGATCTACTGAGGCCTTTTCTGCAACGTGATAATGCCCGGATGTCACCTTCTGGGATCCAACTGGACTGGCTTATCCGTCCGCTACTGGCCGCCATCGAATTCAACGGAAGCGCAGCGTTCGAACTCTCTCAGGCAGTGCTAGGAGCGGGCGCTAATCCCAACACTTTGTGTTCGCAGCATGAATTGGAAGCAAGCACCAGGAGTCAACGTGACCGCCATGGTCCCTCGAAGGATACAGGTGAACGAATCGTTACTTCGGCCCTATTGGAAGCTATCCGTATTGGCAAGGAGGACATCGTCCAATTGTTGATTGACTTTGGAGCGGATGCCAATATGTCTGCATCAAGAGGCTGCCGAAAGACCCCGCTACAGCAGGCTGCCGAATCCGGTTCTTTGACGCTCGTTGAGATGCTGTTATTGCATGGGGCCGACGTCAACGCGGCTGCAGCAGTGCGACATGGAACTACCGCGCTTCAGCTCGCTGCTAAGCTCGGATACATCGGCCTTGCTGAATTACTGATTGAGCGTGGCGCTGATATTTGTGCTCCCGGTGCTGTGATCGGCGGACAGACGGCGTTTGCGTCGGCAGCTGACTGGGGAAGATTCGACATGATCAAATACCTTGCGTCTCGAGCCGAGATACCTGATGACGAGCTTCGGAATGCACAGAGATTGGCGCAAGCTAATGGGCATGGCGCAGTCGTTGAAGGAATCGAGTGCATGATGCTGCAACGACACAATCGGCCTCTCGATATAGGCTACCGTTCGACTGTCCCAAGCATCCACAAGGCAACTGTGCAGAACGCAAGCCATTTCGGAATGCCTGAAGACATTACGATGTCTAGCGGCAAGCAATCAGAAGCCTTAAGGTTCTTGTGCGCTATATTTCGCCGTGTACAACAAGAGAAAACGACACAACTCAACCAAAAAACGCCAACTGAAATACCAGGTGGCCCGGCAGTACGACTTTGGGAGGCAGGCTCGAGTGACGTGCATCCGGGTTTCGAGTCGCCCAATGTCTGCTACGCCTCCTCAGACTCTCGTCAGGACCCTTCGACATCTTGGACGTCCAACATATCTCCACAGCCCAGAGCTATGCCCTCTCACAAAAATATCATCGAGCTGGTTGGATTGAGCTCACAATAC ACGTACGAAGCACACGGCTCCTACATCCAGGCAGGAATTCTCCTGCACACAGTGTGA
- a CDS encoding uncharacterized protein (antiSMASH:Cluster_1), with protein sequence MKSPLTIAFAALATVAAALPTGDLLLREPAGLETRSENPPREAQYKRSENSPRWAQERPPREAQYKRSENLARYAQERPPREAQYKRSENSARYAQERPPREAQYKRSENPPREAQYKRSENPPREAQYKRSENPPREAQYKRSENPPREAQY encoded by the exons ATGAAGAGCCCTTTGACCATCGCTTTCGCAGCACTCGCGACTGTTGCCGCAGCCTTGCCAACTG GTGACTTGCTGCTTAGGGAGCCGGCTGGTCTGGAGACACGCAGCGAGAATCCTCCTCGTGAGGCTCAATACAAGCGTAGCGAGAATTCACCACGGTGGGCCCAAGAGAGACCCCCGCGGGAAGCGCAGTACAAGCGTAGCGAGAACTTAGCAAGATATGCCCAAGAGAGACCTCCGCGGGAAGCGCAGTACAAGCGGAGCGAGAACTCGGCAAGATATGCCCAAGAGAGGCCCCCACGGGAGGCGCAGTACAAGCGGAGCGAGAACCCTCCCAGAGAAGCACAGTACAAGCGCAGTGAGAACCCGCCCCGGGAGGCTCAATACAAGCGCAGTGAGAATCCTCCACGAGAGGCGCAGTACAAGCGCAGCGAGAACCCACCAAGAGAGGCGCAGTACTAG
- a CDS encoding uncharacterized protein (antiSMASH:Cluster_3), with translation MQYGKDSPIGTIDRSFHTETFPAFDYSSSLYTQHPSEGDVDARWDALGVDSGHFLVPVSEGDKYGFDKSRHVIMPEEVVGQESYIVSLDVMHHLHCLDTLRIALWYNREWYLENTNEHASHAVHVAHTNHCLDALRERIMCLSDVTFIPSIWIDREGWILPDFEREHKCHNFDAVRDWAYANQMPEAVRNHTYIPGPNAQLTTLPGFYDEYPERRNKDHKAMSGEEEHHHG, from the exons ATGCAATATGGCA AAGATTCACCCATTGGCACGATCGACCGGTCGTTCCATACAGAGACATTTCCCGCGTTCGACTACAGCTCAAGTCTTTACACTCAACATCCTTCGGAAGGCGATGTCGACGCAAGATGGGATGCTCTTGGGGTAGATT CTGGCCACTTTCTAGTCCCAGTCTCAGAAGGTGACAAATATGGCTTCGACAAAAGCCGTCATGTCATCATGCCAGAAGAAGTAGTCGGACAGGAATCATACATTGTCTCGCTGGATGTGATGCATCATTTACACTGTTTG GACACACTCAGAATAGCTCTCTGGTACAATCGAGAATGGTACCTCGAAAACACCAACGAGCACGCATCTCACGCTGTCCATGTTGCTCACACAA ACCACTGCCTCGACGCCCTCCGCGAACGCATAATGTGCCTCTCCGACGTAACATTCATCCCTTCAATCTGGATCGACCGCGAAGGCTGGATCCTTCCCGACTTCGAACGTGAACATAAATGCCACAATTTTGACGCCGTGAGAGATTGGGCTTACGCGAATCAAATGCCCGAAGCTGTCAGAAACCATACTTATATTCCTGGACCAAATGCGCAACTCACAACGCTTCCGGGATTCTACGATGAATATCCAGAGAGGAGGAATAAGGATCATAAGGCGATGAGTGGGGAGGAGGAGCATCATCATGGGTAG